In Anaerobacillus sp. CMMVII, a single window of DNA contains:
- the odhB gene encoding 2-oxoglutarate dehydrogenase complex dihydrolipoyllysine-residue succinyltransferase, translating into MIEIIVPQLAESVTEGTIAAWLKQPGDRINAGDYIVELETDKVNVEINAETSGFLKEVLKQPGDTVQVGEVIAYIVESEETTANLEPKAVEEVKEVKEAPKALDELAKQEGRPLAFPAARKLAREKGIDLGAVATNDPLGRVRKQDVESYKAPTPQPSAPAPVAKQEEAVKPLNVSSSKPVERMKMSRRRQTIAKRLVEAQQTAAMLTTYNEVDMSALLDLRKRRKDQFFEQNGVKLGFMSFFTKACIIALKKFPLVNAEIQGDEIVLKKFYDIGVAVSTDEGLVVPVVREADRLGFAEIEREIGDLAKKARDNKLKLDDLQGGTFTITNGGVFGSLWSTPILNAPQVGILGMHKIQMRPVAIDDDHFENRPMMYLALSYDHRIIDGKEAVGFLVKVKELLEDPESLFLG; encoded by the coding sequence ATGATAGAAATCATTGTTCCACAACTTGCAGAATCCGTTACGGAAGGAACAATTGCCGCTTGGTTAAAACAGCCAGGAGATAGAATTAACGCTGGTGATTATATCGTTGAGCTAGAAACTGATAAAGTAAATGTTGAGATTAATGCTGAAACTTCTGGGTTCCTGAAGGAAGTGTTGAAGCAACCTGGTGATACTGTTCAGGTAGGCGAGGTCATCGCGTATATCGTTGAAAGTGAAGAAACTACTGCTAACCTTGAGCCGAAAGCTGTTGAAGAAGTTAAGGAAGTGAAAGAAGCTCCTAAGGCATTAGATGAGTTAGCTAAACAGGAAGGTAGACCGCTGGCATTCCCTGCAGCGCGAAAGCTGGCACGTGAAAAGGGGATTGACTTAGGGGCAGTTGCAACTAATGATCCGCTTGGAAGAGTTAGAAAACAGGATGTAGAGTCTTATAAAGCTCCTACACCTCAACCATCAGCTCCAGCCCCCGTAGCGAAACAAGAGGAAGCCGTGAAACCGTTGAACGTTAGTTCGTCTAAACCGGTTGAAAGAATGAAGATGTCACGACGTCGCCAAACAATTGCCAAGCGCTTAGTTGAGGCACAACAAACAGCTGCAATGTTGACGACTTATAACGAAGTTGATATGTCAGCTTTATTAGACTTACGCAAACGCCGTAAAGATCAATTTTTTGAACAAAATGGCGTGAAACTTGGCTTTATGTCATTCTTTACAAAAGCATGTATCATTGCTTTGAAAAAGTTCCCATTAGTAAACGCGGAAATTCAAGGTGACGAAATTGTTTTGAAAAAATTCTATGACATTGGTGTTGCGGTATCAACTGACGAAGGCTTAGTTGTTCCAGTTGTCAGAGAAGCAGACCGCTTAGGTTTTGCTGAAATTGAGCGTGAAATTGGTGACCTTGCGAAAAAAGCTAGAGATAATAAACTTAAGCTTGATGATCTTCAAGGTGGTACATTTACAATTACAAACGGTGGTGTATTTGGATCGTTATGGTCAACACCAATCCTTAATGCTCCTCAAGTAGGAATATTGGGGATGCACAAAATTCAAATGCGTCCTGTTGCAATTGATGATGATCATTTTGAAAATCGACCAATGATGTACCTTGCTCTATCATATGATCACCGTATTATTGATGGAAAAGAGGCAGTTGGTTTCTTAGTTAAGGTAAAAGAACTACTAGAGGACCCAGAATCACTGTTTCTAGGTTAA